The Bradysia coprophila strain Holo2 chromosome II, BU_Bcop_v1, whole genome shotgun sequence genome has a segment encoding these proteins:
- the LOC119080945 gene encoding uncharacterized protein LOC119080945, producing MKTYGHSDSFPYVYDFGLFIVPRGKPYSSLEKLFFPFKMEVWICASLVFLVMVVAIFILKFMAKEKHDFVIGPSNAPLLNLFSIVVGGSTTTFQVPQKNFARTILAILLLTTLILRNAYLGNLFNFLRTQKRMKQLNYVQDVAESDVAIYSLRDIRLYSEIAAIGDRMKNSTRKLEDIRDAISDDNLDGVYTALKSVVEYNDLVNFQKPKLLTAKEYILMYHIVMRLRKFLKPSIDRQIVALLSSGLVQHWQKSYTKTVKNVADKHPKQLNIDEFTGIIAICAAMYALSILVFIKETDLSIKGTIRNYVTPTERMAKFVKWRI from the exons ATGAAAACATATGGACACTCAGACTCGTTTCCCTACGTCTATGACTTTGGACTGTTTATCGTTCCACGTGGCAAACCATATTCGTCgttagaaaaattattttttccattcaaaatggAGGTTTGGATTTGCGCTTCTTTAGTTTTTCTAGTAATGGTGGTGGcgatttttattctaaaatttaTGGCGAAGGAAAAACACGATTTTGTCATTGGCCCCAGTAACGCTCCATTGCTAAATCTTTTTTCGATTGTTGTTGGTGGATCAACGACCACATTTCAAGTACCACAAAAGAATTTTGCGCGTACAATACTGGCAATATTGCTCCTGACGACCTTGATTTTGAGGAATGCGTATCTTGGCAATTTATTCAACTTTTTGCGAACGCAGAAGCGAATGAAACAACTAAATTATGTACAGGACGTTGCTGAATCTGATGTTGCAATTTATTCATTAAGAGATATCCGTCTTTATAGTGAAATTGCAGCTATTGGCGATCg gatGAAGAATTCCACGCGTAAATTGGAAGACATAAGAGATGCTATTTCGGATGATAATCTGGACGGTGTATATACAGCACTCAAAAGTGTTGTTGAATACAACGATTTGGTAAATTTCCAAAAGCCAAAACTTCTGACGGCGaaagaatatattttaatGTATCACATTGTAATGAGACTCCGAAAGTTTTTAAAACCATCGATTGATCGTCAAATAGTAGCTCTACTAAGCAGTGGTCTAGTTCAGCATTGGCAAAAATCTTACACAAAAACCGTCAAAAATGTTGCAGATAAGCATCCGAAGCAACTCAATATCGACGAGTTTACTGGCATAATTGCAATTTGTGCCGCTATGTATGCATTGAGTATTCTTGTGTTTATTAAAGAAACAGACTTAAGCATTAAGGGAACTATCAGGAATTACGTCACGCCAACGGAGAGAATGGCGAAGTTTGTTAAATGGAGGATATAG
- the LOC119068359 gene encoding uncharacterized protein LOC119068359, whose protein sequence is MSSDQHNIDLLNPIIKEDSMSENNQFLAHSPSEENSTYTAPPSRPKQRHIYESPEAKARRLARNAERMRERRANESEEEYRLRLYKMAEASRLRRRNENEVERSIRLIREAARQRLRRVMESPDQRAIRLEKLAARARLIRQNESPEQRAARLERAAKRQRERYSNKSDQGDKQQSSMSTPSSESSAQNSEWNVMIPGTTIKTETVSVLSNLIGSQPTKLVQNPSDNTYTNLVSYPPNNQSLQSQVKYYGNVPHISSANALSIQCLPDISSMNQTNIRPTNVATSISIYPISTHYTQPFMTPNIMTPVRGRPVTIHPSNDYRSVNPAQREEAERQFLSHNMLESTINAMLSSPKQGRGRPASRCDNTSGYDERRTKQANARRNQRNNETPEARKARLEDLAQRARKRRELLMATETEEERRKRLANQAEYARQRRLKLQTPEAVKSQIQKAKVLYSKLHVE, encoded by the exons ATGTCATCCGATCAGCATAACATAGATCTACTGAATCCAATTATCAAAGAAGATTCCATGAgcgaaaataatcaatttttggcCCACAGTCCATCGGAAGAGAATTCGACATATACAGCACCACCCTCTCGACCAAAACAAAGACACATTTACGAAAGTCCCGAGGCGAAGGCTCGCAGGCTAG CCCGGAACGCAGAACGCATGAGAGAACGTCGTGCTAATGAATCTGAAGAGGAATACCGGTTGAGATTGTATAAAATGGCTGAGGCTAGTCGCCTACGACGACGGAACGAAAATGAAGTGGAACGATCGATACGTCTGATTCGGGAAGCCGCGCGACAGAGGTTGAGACGTGTTATGGAATCACCTGACCAACGAGCCATTCGACTTGAAAAATTGGCAGCTCGTGCTCGGTTGATACGACAGAATGAAAGTCCTGAACAGCGTGCGGCTCGACTGGAAAGGGCGGCGAAACGACAGCGGGAACGTTACTCGAACAAATCAGACCAAGGTGATAAGCAACAAAGTTCCATGAGTACGCCGAGTTCGGAAAGCAGTGCACAGAACAGTGAATGGAATGTGATGATACCCGGCACCACTATAAAAACAGAAACCGTTTCAGTTTTATCGAATTTGATTGGATCGCAACCAACGAAATTAGTTCAAAATCCCAGTGACAATACGTACACCAATCTCGTTTCTTATCCACCCAACAATCAATCGCTACAGAGTCAAGTGAAATACTACGGAAATGTACCACACATATCATCCGCCAATGCGTTATCAATTCAATGTCTTCCCGACATTTCATCCATGAACCAAACGAACATTCGTCCAACAAACGTTGCTACCAGTATATCAATTTATCCCATTTCCACACACTACACACAGCCATTTATGACACCAAATATAATGACACCAGTTCGCGGGCGGCCAGTTACCATACATCCGTCAAACGATTATCGATCGGTGAATCCAGCCCAGCGCGAAGAAGCCGAACGACAATTCCTCTCGCACAATATGCTGGAAAGTACCATAAACGCAATGTTAAGCAGTCCGAAGCAGGGTCGCGGTCGACCGGCAAGTCGATGTGATAATACGTCTGGTTACGATGAGCGTCGAACGAAACAGGCGAATGCTCGGCGAAATCAGCGAAATAATGAAACCCCAGAGGCACGTAAGGCACGGCTAGAAGATTTGGCACAGAGGGCGCGGAAGAGACGGGAACTGTTGATGGCTACAGAAACCGAAGAGGAACGACGAAAACGATTAGCAAACCAGGCGGAATATGCACGACAAAGGAGACTTAAGCTACAGACTCCGGAAGCTGTCAAAAGTCAAATACAAAAGGCGAAAGTTCTGTATTCGAAATTGCATGTGGAATAA